In the Chryseobacterium sp. MYb264 genome, one interval contains:
- a CDS encoding tetratricopeptide repeat protein: protein MKHYIVISLLILFPVLGMAQKKNSIEYANILIKKGVDALYKKDHTQSLEIFADLKTLAKSNNWYNQEFIATNCIGLNYYEMSDYSEALDYYLQAYAIAMKHLTKDNEKTVLNNIALVYFEQEKYKESEKHQKRAYELALDNKDSLGIAIYADNLANLYNRIHQLDKASEYIQIAKSMAQALKKPLILVDITISDAQNSLQRKDFDKALHLLEPIRETLKAKNQKVNRMETFLILSKIFQGKKEYEKALSYAIEARKTNINYPDRKEIYSQFSDLYFETGDYKKALAYKDSIIVVKDSVNAIKNKAMYQNSEIKLRLQDSQKELYNEKKLKFYIGAFCFLILALLSCFFRIIYLKNRQKRTLAEKNQQIISLDLKNKENDNLLLEKQIREKETESLLEKEKLKNELESRNRKLAANAIHIAQRNDKIENYILKLKKNSIVLKNDQFSKQLDQLKEILTKEDYHDDFLTHFERINSKFIDNLKEKHPDLTLNDIRFISYIYMNLSIKEISSIFNITIEACRKRKERISRKMLLTNSSNLFDYISGI, encoded by the coding sequence ATGAAGCATTATATTGTAATATCCTTATTGATTTTATTCCCTGTTCTTGGGATGGCACAAAAGAAAAATTCTATTGAATATGCCAACATCCTGATCAAAAAAGGAGTCGATGCCCTCTATAAAAAAGACCACACCCAATCTTTGGAAATATTTGCTGACCTGAAAACTCTGGCTAAATCCAATAACTGGTATAATCAGGAGTTTATTGCAACCAACTGCATCGGACTGAATTATTATGAAATGTCCGATTACAGTGAGGCATTAGACTACTACCTCCAGGCTTACGCGATTGCCATGAAGCATCTTACAAAAGACAATGAAAAAACAGTTCTCAATAATATTGCACTGGTTTATTTTGAACAGGAAAAATACAAAGAATCTGAGAAGCATCAGAAAAGAGCCTACGAACTGGCATTAGACAATAAAGACAGCCTGGGAATTGCAATTTATGCCGATAATCTGGCCAATCTTTACAACAGGATCCATCAGCTCGATAAAGCTTCAGAGTATATCCAGATCGCAAAATCTATGGCTCAAGCATTAAAAAAGCCCCTGATTCTGGTCGATATCACCATTAGTGATGCACAAAATTCTCTTCAGAGGAAGGATTTTGATAAGGCATTGCACCTTTTAGAACCGATTCGCGAAACGCTGAAGGCAAAAAATCAAAAGGTGAACAGAATGGAGACGTTCCTGATTTTATCTAAAATTTTTCAAGGCAAAAAAGAATATGAAAAAGCATTGTCATACGCCATAGAAGCAAGAAAGACGAATATAAACTATCCGGACAGAAAAGAGATCTACAGTCAGTTTTCAGATTTATATTTTGAGACTGGAGACTACAAAAAGGCTTTGGCCTATAAAGATTCTATCATTGTGGTTAAGGATTCGGTAAATGCCATTAAAAATAAGGCTATGTATCAGAATAGCGAGATTAAGCTGAGGCTTCAGGATTCTCAAAAAGAACTTTATAATGAGAAAAAATTAAAGTTTTATATCGGCGCATTCTGTTTCCTGATTTTAGCTCTTTTAAGCTGTTTTTTTCGTATTATATATCTAAAAAATCGCCAGAAAAGGACATTGGCGGAAAAAAATCAGCAAATTATCAGTTTAGATTTAAAAAATAAAGAAAATGACAATCTTTTGCTGGAAAAGCAGATCAGGGAAAAAGAAACCGAGTCTCTTTTAGAAAAAGAAAAATTAAAAAATGAACTTGAAAGCAGGAACAGAAAGCTTGCCGCCAATGCCATTCATATTGCACAGAGAAATGATAAAATAGAAAACTATATTTTAAAATTAAAAAAGAATTCTATAGTGCTTAAAAATGATCAGTTCTCAAAGCAGCTGGATCAGTTAAAAGAAATTCTCACAAAGGAAGATTATCATGATGATTTTCTCACGCATTTTGAAAGAATCAACAGTAAATTTATTGATAATCTAAAAGAAAAACATCCCGATCTTACCTTAAATGATATCCGATTCATCAGTTATATTTATATGAATCTTTCCATAAAAGAAATTTCATCCATCTTTAATATCACCATCGAAGCGTGCAGGAAGAGAAAAGAAAGAATTTCAAGAAAAATGTTATTAACGAATTCAAGCAACTTATTCGATTATATATCAGGGATTTAA